One genomic segment of Rhinopithecus roxellana isolate Shanxi Qingling chromosome 6, ASM756505v1, whole genome shotgun sequence includes these proteins:
- the FBXO24 gene encoding F-box only protein 24, whose product MGEKAVPLLRRRRVKRSCPSCGPELGVEEKKAKGNPISIQLFPPELVEHIISFLPVRDLVALGQTCRYFHEVCDAEGVWRRICRRLSPRLQDQGSGVRPWKRAAILNYTKGLYFQAFGGRRRCLSKSVAPLLAHGYRRFLPTKDHVFILDYVGTLFFLKNALVSTLGQMQWKRACRYVVLCRGAKDFASDPRCNTVYHKYLYVLATREHQEVVGTTSSRACDCVEVYLQSSGQRVFKMTFHHSMTFKQIVLVGQETQRALLLLTEEGKIYSLVVNETQLDQPRSYTVQLALRKVSHYLPHLRVACMTSNQSSTLYVTDQGGVYFEVHTPGVYRDLFGTLQAFDPLDQQMPLALSLPAKILFCALGYNHLGLVDEFGRIFMQGNNRYGQLGTGDKMDRGEPTQVRYLQRPITLWCGLNHSLVLSQSSEFSKELLGCGCGAGGRLPGWPKGSASFVKLQVKVPLCACALCATRECLYILSSHDIEQHTPYRDLPASRVVGTPESSLGTGASQDPGGTAQACEEYLSQIHSCHTLQDRMEKMKEIVGWMPLMAAQKDFFWEALDMLQKAEGGGGAVGPPAPET is encoded by the exons ATGGGCGAGAAGGCGGTCCCTTTGCTAAGGAGGAGGCGG GTGAAGAGAAGCTGCCCTTCTTGTGGCCCGGAGCTTGGGGTTGAAGAGAAGAAGGCGAAAGGGAATCCGATTTCTATCCAGTTGTTCCCCCCAGAGCTG gtGGAGCATATCATCTCATTCCTCCCAGTCAGAGACCTTGTTGCCCTCGGCCAGACCTGCCGCTACTTCCACGAAGTGTGCGATGCGGAAGGCGTGTGGAGACGCATCTGTCGCAGACTCAGTCCGCGCCTCCAAGATCAGGGTTCTGGAGTCCGGCCCTGGAAGAGAGCTGCCATTCTGAACT aCACGAAGGGCCTGTATTTCCAGGCATTTGGAGGCCGCCGCCGATGTCTCAGCAAGAGTGTGGCCCCCTTGCTAGCCCATGGCTACCGTCGCTTCTTGCCTACCAAGGATCATGTCTTCATTCTTGACTATGTGGGGACCCTCTTCTTCCTCAAAAATGCCTTGGTCTCCACCCTCGGCCAGATGCAGTGGAAGCGGGCCTGTCGCTATGTTGTGTTGTGTCGTGGAGCCAAAGAT TTTGCCTCAGACCCAAGGTGTAACACAGTTTACCATAAATACCTGTACGTCTTGGCCACTCGGGAGCACCAGGAAGTGGTGGGTACCACCAGCAGCCGGGCCTGTGACTGTGTTGAGGTCTATCTGCAGTCTAGTGGGCAGCGGGTCTTCaagatgacattccaccactcCATGACCTTCAAGCAGATCGTGCTGGTTGGTCAGGAGACCCAGCGGGCTCTACTGCTCCTCACAG aggAAGGAAAGATCTACTCTTTGGTAGTGAATGAGACCCAGCTGGACCAGCCACGCTCCTACACGGTTCAGCTGGCCCTGAGGAAGGTGTCCCACTACCTGCCTCACCTGCGCGTGGCCTGCATGACTTCCAATCAGAGCAGCACCCTCTACGTCACGG ACCAGGGGGGAGTGTATTTTGAGGTGCATACCCCAGGGGTGTATCGCGATCTCTTTGGGACTCTTCAAGCCTTTGACCCCCTGGACCAGCAGATGCCGCTGGCTCTCTCACTGCCTGCCAAG ATCCTATTCTGTGCTCTTGGCTACAATCACCTTGGCCTGGTGGATGAATTTGGCCGAATCTTCATGCAGGGAAATAACAGATACGGGCAGCTAGGAACAGGGGACAAAATGGACCGAGGGGAACCCACACAG gTTCGTTACCTGCAGCGGCCCATCACCCTGTGGTGTGGCCTCAACCACTCTCTGGTGCTGAGCCAGAGCTCAGAGTTCAGCAAGGAGCTGCTGGGCTGCGGCTGTGGGGCTGGGGGCCGCCTCCCAGGCTGGCCCAAGGGGAGCGCCTCCTTCGTCAAGCTCCAAGTCAAG GTCCCTCTGTGTGCCTGCGCCCTCTGTGCCACCAGGGAGTGCCTATACATCCTGTCCAGCCACGACATCGAGCAGCACACCCCCTATCGTGACTTGCCGGCCAGCAGGGTGGTGGGGACTCCTGAGTCCAGCCTGGGGACCGGAGCATCCCAGGACCCCGGGGGGACGGCCCAGGCCTGCGAGGAGTACCTCAGCCAGATCCACAGTTGCCACACGTTGCAGGACCGCATGGAGAAGATGAAGGAGATCGTAGGGTGGATGCCCCTGATGGCCGCACAGAAGGACTTCTTCTGGGAGGCCCTGGACATGCTGcagaaggctgagggaggcggGGGTGCTGTAGGGCCCCCAGCCCCTGAGACCTAA